The Nitrospira sp. genome contains a region encoding:
- a CDS encoding PilZ domain-containing protein — protein sequence MGLIGEKAEDRSVMNLKAEDQRTAPRVGVHFLAMVSGSVQSEGTGTILDLSTSGCRLESPLLMLPGLSLELRIAVPGLEWALMIDGADVQWANEDTAGLAFVRMRETERQRLDDVMTARLARKSEDGDGEQAEPAPFEFQGLEAVLSKDPALAVNKGLAWFAQDRAEFRFRGGSLLNRAFPTCTPEFAAALGEVVKAGGDTEAEFALALLQNYLGSTSTDGVLKEIVSRFSDDDRTMSGVRASINSTGVVSGEFGLAEAWRVRKESLTRWLTDERQTVQAFAEQHIAELDRMIVAERRRVEAERELRERSRHADESGHDHGYRPKPF from the coding sequence ATGGGTCTCATTGGTGAGAAAGCGGAGGATCGATCAGTTATGAATCTGAAGGCAGAGGATCAGCGGACTGCGCCCCGGGTTGGTGTGCATTTTCTCGCCATGGTGTCGGGCTCCGTACAGTCCGAAGGGACAGGCACCATTCTCGATCTCTCAACGAGCGGGTGCCGGCTGGAGAGCCCGCTCCTGATGTTGCCTGGCCTCTCGCTAGAACTGCGCATCGCGGTACCCGGCTTGGAGTGGGCGCTGATGATTGATGGGGCTGATGTGCAGTGGGCGAACGAGGACACCGCCGGACTGGCTTTTGTGCGAATGAGAGAGACTGAACGGCAGCGACTCGACGACGTGATGACCGCTCGGCTCGCAAGGAAGTCGGAGGACGGCGACGGCGAACAGGCCGAGCCGGCGCCGTTTGAGTTCCAAGGGCTGGAAGCCGTGCTGTCAAAAGACCCGGCGCTCGCCGTCAACAAGGGACTGGCGTGGTTTGCTCAAGACCGGGCGGAATTCCGCTTTCGAGGCGGGAGCCTGCTCAACAGAGCGTTCCCCACCTGCACGCCCGAGTTCGCGGCCGCGCTCGGCGAGGTGGTCAAAGCCGGCGGCGACACGGAGGCAGAGTTCGCTCTGGCGCTTCTCCAGAATTATCTTGGTTCGACATCCACCGACGGCGTCCTGAAAGAGATTGTGTCGCGCTTTTCAGATGACGATCGCACAATGAGCGGAGTCCGAGCCAGCATCAATAGCACCGGCGTGGTCTCCGGTGAATTCGGACTGGCGGAAGCCTGGCGGGTTAGGAAGGAGTCGCTGACGCGCTGGCTCACAGACGAACGACAGACTGTCCAAGCGTTCGCCGAGCAGCACATTGCCGAGCTCGACCGAATGATTGTGGCAGAGCGGCGCCGTGTGGAGGCCGAACGGGAACTGCGCGAGCGGAGCCGCCATGCGGACGAGTCAGGCCACGATCACGGGTACAGGCCGAAACCCTTCTGA
- a CDS encoding VOC family protein: MPIPKIPMATCLWFDKNAEEAAKFYATTFPNSHVTAVNKSPADYHNGKAGDVLTVEFTVLGQPFVGLNGGPDCAFNQAVSFQVFTDTQEETDRYWDAIVNNDGQAIACSWCKDKFGLSWQIVPRVLIEAMTGADKAAAKRVMEAMMEMVKIDIAQIEAARRG, from the coding sequence ATGCCGATCCCGAAGATTCCAATGGCCACGTGTCTCTGGTTCGACAAGAATGCCGAAGAGGCGGCGAAGTTCTACGCCACGACGTTCCCCAACAGCCACGTCACCGCAGTCAACAAGTCCCCAGCCGACTACCACAACGGCAAGGCGGGCGATGTGCTGACGGTGGAGTTCACCGTATTGGGTCAGCCGTTCGTCGGCTTGAACGGTGGTCCCGACTGTGCCTTTAATCAGGCTGTGTCGTTTCAGGTATTTACTGACACCCAGGAGGAGACGGACCGCTACTGGGACGCGATCGTCAACAACGATGGACAAGCCATCGCCTGCAGCTGGTGCAAAGACAAATTTGGGCTCAGCTGGCAAATCGTACCGCGCGTACTCATAGAGGCCATGACCGGCGCGGACAAGGCCGCAGCCAAGCGCGTGATGGAGGCGATGATGGAGATGGTCAAGATCGACATCGCTCAGATCGAGGCCGCCCGGCGCGGATAA
- a CDS encoding phage tail protein, with protein sequence MAILRDRPYGQFNFLIDLGNGNTQGPQAGFQEVSTIGMEAVVVEYRTGNSKENNVMKLTGMNKTSDVTLKRGIIGSLDLYAWLDQIRNGDQNAVRTVTIQLQNENRTDVVQTWKLLRARIIKHTSGPLNAKGTDVAMEELVLAYERLEME encoded by the coding sequence ATGGCGATTTTGCGCGATCGTCCCTATGGCCAGTTCAACTTTCTGATCGACCTTGGCAACGGAAACACCCAGGGGCCGCAGGCAGGCTTCCAGGAGGTGAGCACCATCGGCATGGAAGCCGTGGTGGTCGAATACCGCACCGGCAACTCCAAGGAAAACAATGTGATGAAGCTGACGGGCATGAACAAGACCAGCGATGTCACACTGAAACGCGGGATCATCGGCTCGCTGGATCTCTATGCATGGCTCGACCAGATCCGCAACGGCGACCAGAACGCCGTGAGAACCGTGACCATCCAGCTGCAGAATGAAAATCGCACCGACGTGGTACAGACCTGGAAGCTCTTACGCGCACGCATCATCAAGCACACGAGCGGTCCACTCAACGCAAAGGGGACCGACGTCGCGATGGAAGAACTGGTGTTAGCCTACGAACGCCTCGAAATGGAGTAG
- a CDS encoding phage tail protein translates to MAVISERPYRNSNFLVDVGRGDSRSLIAGFAEVIFPDFIVDQREGPQRPHTVPQPVERAEAAAANRLVLKRGVMGSMDLYAWWDEARKGRAPRPRTVKVDLLGEDQSTVVLTWRFDNVRPVSLSYSPLRAMDSGILMETIVLEFDRMEMM, encoded by the coding sequence ATGGCTGTCATCAGTGAACGACCCTACAGGAATTCGAATTTTCTCGTGGATGTTGGACGAGGAGACAGCAGGTCTCTGATTGCCGGTTTTGCCGAGGTGATCTTCCCGGATTTCATCGTTGATCAGCGCGAGGGTCCTCAGCGTCCTCACACGGTGCCTCAGCCTGTCGAACGAGCTGAAGCTGCGGCTGCCAATCGTCTTGTCCTCAAGCGAGGGGTGATGGGATCGATGGATCTCTATGCCTGGTGGGATGAAGCTCGAAAGGGAAGAGCGCCTCGACCACGTACCGTGAAGGTTGACCTGCTGGGGGAGGACCAGTCAACCGTGGTGCTGACCTGGCGCTTCGACAATGTTCGTCCGGTGAGTCTCTCGTACTCGCCCTTGCGAGCCATGGATAGCGGCATCCTCATGGAGACGATTGTTTTGGAATTTGACAGGATGGAGATGATGTGA
- a CDS encoding CreA family protein, translated as MKAKIFVTMLLCCTTIVAASYAEEIGSVDTEFKMLGPDHKIVVEAFDDPKIEGITCYLSRSKKGGLKGMVGLAEETSDASLACRQVGPIRVVGEPKEGERVFSESRSLIFKKLQVVRFFDKKRRTYVYLAYSDRVIEGSPQNAISTVPIQSWPTQ; from the coding sequence ATGAAGGCGAAGATTTTTGTGACCATGTTGCTCTGTTGCACGACGATCGTTGCGGCAAGTTATGCCGAGGAAATTGGGAGTGTCGACACGGAATTCAAAATGTTGGGGCCGGATCACAAAATCGTGGTTGAAGCGTTTGACGACCCAAAGATTGAAGGCATCACCTGTTATCTGAGTCGATCCAAAAAAGGCGGCTTGAAAGGGATGGTCGGATTGGCGGAGGAAACCTCGGATGCCTCATTGGCCTGTCGTCAAGTCGGTCCTATTCGCGTGGTGGGCGAGCCGAAAGAAGGGGAAAGGGTCTTCAGTGAGAGCCGGTCCCTGATTTTCAAGAAGCTCCAAGTTGTCCGATTCTTCGACAAGAAACGCCGGACCTATGTGTATCTCGCCTATAGCGATCGTGTGATCGAGGGCTCGCCACAGAATGCCATCTCCACCGTGCCGATCCAATCCTGGCCAACTCAATAA
- a CDS encoding sel1 repeat family protein — MRRCVFAMLVMLACASGPNPERVVAAQSIEEAEFSYERGDYTQAGRLFSPLAEQGVASAQFYLGLMYEKGRGVRQDHSTALAWFRKAAAQGYAGPQNNLGLMYERGRGVRKDVLRAFMWYTVAAAMLTGEEKETALKRRDHLTSQMTAAQIEEAHEMARHCQQSQFKECD, encoded by the coding sequence ATGCGGCGTTGTGTGTTTGCCATGCTTGTGATGTTGGCCTGCGCGTCAGGGCCGAACCCCGAACGCGTTGTTGCAGCACAGTCCATTGAAGAAGCGGAATTTTCGTATGAGCGCGGCGATTATACACAAGCAGGCCGTCTCTTCAGTCCTCTGGCCGAGCAAGGAGTGGCCTCGGCCCAGTTCTATCTGGGTCTGATGTATGAAAAGGGACGCGGCGTCCGGCAGGACCACTCCACGGCACTGGCGTGGTTTCGCAAGGCAGCGGCGCAGGGCTACGCCGGCCCCCAAAACAATTTGGGTCTGATGTATGAGCGGGGACGAGGCGTCCGGAAAGACGTCCTTCGCGCATTTATGTGGTACACCGTCGCCGCCGCCATGTTGACCGGCGAGGAGAAGGAGACAGCTCTGAAGCGTCGAGACCATTTGACCTCACAAATGACCGCTGCGCAGATCGAGGAGGCGCACGAAATGGCGCGGCATTGTCAGCAGTCACAGTTCAAAGAGTGCGATTAG
- a CDS encoding DUF2132 domain-containing protein — protein MAHPRDPLHGITLETIVTTLVARHGWVKLGARVPIRCFRHHPTINSSLTFLRKTPWARKRVEQMFIAELP, from the coding sequence ATGGCACATCCCCGCGATCCCTTGCACGGCATCACCTTGGAAACCATTGTCACAACCTTGGTCGCACGGCACGGATGGGTGAAACTTGGCGCACGAGTGCCCATCCGCTGTTTTCGTCATCACCCCACGATCAACTCGAGTCTGACGTTTCTGCGCAAGACGCCGTGGGCGCGCAAGCGGGTTGAACAGATGTTTATTGCCGAACTCCCCTAA
- a CDS encoding YaeQ family protein — protein MASNATIYKAALQIADLDRRYFQDHALTLARHPSETEERMMVRVLAFALHAGEALSFGRGVSAEDEPALWQRDVTGSIDLWIEIGQPDEKTLRQASGRSKQVIVYVYGARSAEIWWANQSSSLDRLKNLSVTLLPMEGIHALASMAKPSMQLQCTIQDGHLWIADGTRTLHLELQRVKG, from the coding sequence ATGGCATCCAACGCGACCATCTACAAAGCCGCGCTGCAGATTGCAGATCTGGATCGCCGGTACTTCCAGGATCATGCGCTGACGCTGGCGCGCCATCCGTCCGAGACGGAGGAGCGCATGATGGTACGCGTGCTTGCCTTCGCGCTCCACGCAGGCGAGGCCTTGTCATTCGGCCGCGGGGTGAGCGCCGAAGATGAACCGGCCCTGTGGCAACGGGATGTCACCGGCTCGATCGATCTCTGGATCGAGATCGGTCAGCCGGATGAAAAGACTCTTCGGCAGGCGAGCGGCCGCTCCAAACAAGTCATCGTCTATGTCTATGGAGCCCGCAGCGCGGAGATATGGTGGGCGAACCAGAGTTCGTCGCTCGACCGGCTGAAGAATCTCTCCGTGACCCTGCTCCCGATGGAGGGCATCCATGCCCTGGCGTCGATGGCGAAACCCAGCATGCAGTTACAATGCACCATCCAAGACGGGCATCTCTGGATCGCAGATGGTACCCGGACCCTCCATCTCGAATTACAGCGAGTGAAGGGCTGA
- a CDS encoding translation initiation factor, whose translation MKKKNRLPTDGGPIKWTSPFASLTPADLPSPSYTPPVSDQTNPVPVAAKKHRGRVDIIRQTAHRGGKTVTVVTGFVGIGQSEKEQLAKQMQKVCGAGGTVKEGRIEIQGDQRDIVARILTEAGFRPVFAGG comes from the coding sequence ATGAAAAAGAAGAACCGCCTTCCCACGGATGGTGGACCGATCAAGTGGACCAGCCCGTTCGCCTCACTGACGCCGGCGGACCTCCCCTCGCCTTCATACACACCACCTGTTTCTGATCAAACGAACCCGGTGCCCGTTGCAGCCAAGAAGCATCGTGGCCGGGTGGATATCATTCGCCAGACAGCGCATCGTGGCGGCAAGACGGTCACGGTGGTCACAGGGTTTGTGGGGATCGGCCAGTCGGAAAAAGAGCAGCTCGCTAAGCAGATGCAGAAGGTCTGTGGAGCGGGAGGCACGGTTAAAGAGGGACGAATCGAGATTCAAGGAGATCAACGCGACATTGTCGCCCGCATTCTCACCGAGGCAGGATTTCGTCCAGTCTTCGCCGGAGGCTAG
- a CDS encoding FAD-dependent oxidoreductase, whose product MQRDKKGIAIVGAGLAGLTAAYFIRKWRRTLPITLFEATEREGGRLYTARRPSGEHGARYVLGSELHLNPGGDYSRDYSLPDGTTIGELFDDCRVALSTWEKWPHCCILSTRTFRKLTPTGLDLRKNCPGAARVIRQLQNSSQAARGTFPDWVKQNLSTGMNQREVRDSLKMIKMVLAGETCAPWTHLSAQYALECLASAVNGKEKWFIIRDGSECLIAALSKPVAKSIQREHDCLKIRKSPRKGVAVRYRTATGVHTSYFQGVIVASPNGDALVGRPSAKRHFHSYLNTLIGFHTKPTLTDNPHVDLSDGLYTDDPLLNYLEVERKKHTWVLRILTPDAQRFAQWRDSQIIERCRKVLTNLGVANKWVGSPSIRRWEYGLPCGGISKKFDKVSDGMYLCGDRYGRWPSMAGAMVSGARAADALLNDLDL is encoded by the coding sequence ATGCAGCGGGACAAAAAGGGTATTGCCATTGTAGGAGCGGGGCTCGCTGGTCTGACCGCTGCCTACTTTATCCGGAAATGGAGAAGGACGCTGCCCATCACTCTGTTTGAAGCAACGGAACGCGAGGGTGGCCGCCTCTATACCGCTCGAAGACCTTCAGGAGAACACGGAGCGAGATATGTGTTGGGCAGTGAGTTGCATCTCAATCCAGGCGGTGATTACAGTCGAGATTACTCACTCCCTGACGGAACAACGATCGGTGAACTCTTCGACGATTGTCGGGTAGCACTCTCTACATGGGAGAAATGGCCGCATTGCTGCATTCTAAGCACACGTACATTTAGGAAGTTGACGCCTACCGGGCTTGATTTGCGGAAGAATTGTCCTGGAGCTGCAAGGGTCATTCGACAACTTCAGAATTCATCACAGGCCGCGAGGGGCACCTTTCCAGATTGGGTGAAGCAGAACCTTTCGACCGGCATGAATCAGCGTGAAGTTCGAGATTCTCTCAAGATGATTAAGATGGTTCTTGCCGGCGAGACCTGCGCTCCGTGGACACATCTTTCAGCCCAATATGCCCTTGAGTGCCTGGCGTCCGCGGTGAATGGCAAAGAGAAGTGGTTCATCATACGGGATGGCTCAGAATGTCTCATCGCGGCGCTATCAAAGCCTGTCGCCAAGAGTATTCAGCGGGAGCATGATTGCCTGAAGATTCGGAAGAGCCCGAGAAAGGGAGTGGCCGTCCGCTATAGAACGGCAACAGGTGTTCACACGTCATATTTCCAAGGTGTGATCGTTGCCTCACCGAACGGCGACGCCTTGGTCGGGCGTCCTTCGGCCAAGCGTCATTTTCATTCCTACCTTAACACTCTCATCGGCTTTCATACGAAGCCGACGCTGACGGACAACCCCCACGTTGATCTCAGTGACGGGCTGTATACAGATGACCCCTTGTTGAACTATCTTGAAGTTGAGCGCAAGAAGCACACCTGGGTGCTCCGGATACTGACTCCAGACGCACAACGTTTTGCACAGTGGCGCGACAGCCAAATTATCGAGCGCTGCAGAAAAGTGTTGACCAACCTTGGCGTTGCGAACAAGTGGGTTGGATCGCCCAGTATCAGACGTTGGGAGTATGGCCTTCCTTGCGGCGGCATCAGCAAGAAGTTTGATAAGGTTTCAGATGGCATGTACCTCTGCGGGGACCGGTACGGACGCTGGCCCTCAATGGCCGGAGCCATGGTCAGCGGTGCACGCGCGGCCGATGCGCTGCTGAATGACTTAGACCTCTGA
- a CDS encoding isoprenylcysteine carboxylmethyltransferase family protein: MNALELKVPPLALVFVFGALMWLVSAGPTFTIAPPWRSAFACFCFAVGSAIVAAGVLTFRRMKTTVNPLTPEATTTMVISGIYRYTRNPMYLGFFLVLMGWAIYLSNWLAFAGLPLFVWYLNRFQILPEERALGAKFPEAFTAYTRSVRRWV; encoded by the coding sequence TTGAATGCCTTAGAACTAAAAGTGCCCCCGCTTGCGCTCGTTTTCGTGTTCGGCGCGTTGATGTGGCTCGTTTCCGCCGGTCCTACGTTCACCATCGCACCGCCATGGCGTTCAGCGTTTGCATGTTTTTGTTTTGCAGTCGGATCGGCGATCGTAGCGGCCGGCGTCTTGACGTTTCGCCGGATGAAAACCACCGTCAATCCACTTACGCCGGAGGCGACTACGACGATGGTCATCTCGGGCATCTACCGCTACACCCGCAATCCGATGTATCTGGGCTTCTTTTTGGTTCTGATGGGGTGGGCGATTTATCTCTCTAACTGGCTGGCCTTCGCAGGTCTACCGCTTTTCGTATGGTACCTGAATCGTTTTCAAATCCTACCCGAGGAACGAGCCCTGGGTGCCAAATTTCCAGAGGCCTTTACAGCGTACACGCGCTCGGTTCGCCGATGGGTATGA
- the tmpT gene encoding thiopurine S-methyltransferase, translating to MDPSFWHQRWEKNEIGFHESKANPLLIRHFHELTSAKGRRVFVPLCGKTLDISWLLSRGCRVAGVELSQLAIEQLFIDLGMQPEIATVGNVEQWSANNLDIFVGDIFAVSNNMLGPVDAVYDRAALVAFPEDMRKRYAPHLTELTGKAPHLLISYDYDQSLMAGPPFAVSNEEVHRHYATTYDLSLLASTEVAGGLKGKGPAKENVWLLKRR from the coding sequence ATGGATCCAAGTTTTTGGCACCAACGGTGGGAAAAGAATGAAATCGGCTTCCACGAAAGCAAAGCGAACCCGCTTCTGATCAGACATTTCCATGAGCTGACGTCGGCCAAAGGCCGCCGGGTCTTCGTGCCCTTGTGCGGGAAGACGCTGGATATTTCATGGCTGTTGTCCCGTGGCTGCCGCGTGGCCGGCGTCGAGTTGAGTCAACTCGCGATCGAGCAACTGTTCATCGATCTTGGGATGCAACCGGAGATCGCGACCGTGGGCAACGTCGAGCAGTGGAGCGCGAACAACCTCGATATCTTTGTCGGCGATATCTTTGCGGTGTCTAACAATATGCTCGGCCCAGTCGATGCCGTGTATGACCGGGCGGCGTTGGTGGCGTTCCCTGAAGACATGCGAAAGCGTTATGCCCCCCACCTCACGGAACTCACCGGTAAGGCGCCACACTTACTGATTTCCTACGACTACGATCAGAGTCTCATGGCGGGCCCCCCGTTTGCCGTGAGCAACGAGGAAGTCCACCGGCACTACGCCACGACCTATGATCTCAGCCTGCTTGCGAGCACAGAGGTGGCGGGTGGGTTGAAGGGGAAAGGACCGGCCAAGGAGAATGTCTGGCTGCTGAAAAGAAGATGA
- a CDS encoding VOC family protein, producing the protein MGRRYDHMDVRARSLTEVREFYTTLLPALGFTRRIDIKGWLQFVAPDTGEFFGVTESAQHVPNECRIAFWTENKGDVDRLAKIAVQAGAQNVEGPGHDEGPGYYAVFFEDPSGNRFEICHRVEGVT; encoded by the coding sequence GTGGGACGGCGATACGATCATATGGATGTGCGGGCGCGCAGCCTGACCGAGGTGCGGGAATTTTATACGACTCTCTTGCCGGCGTTGGGATTCACTCGCCGGATCGATATCAAAGGCTGGTTGCAGTTTGTAGCTCCTGATACCGGGGAATTCTTTGGCGTCACCGAATCCGCACAGCATGTGCCGAATGAGTGCCGGATTGCGTTCTGGACGGAGAACAAGGGCGACGTGGACCGGCTCGCCAAGATCGCGGTCCAGGCGGGCGCTCAAAATGTCGAAGGGCCGGGCCATGATGAAGGTCCGGGATACTATGCGGTCTTCTTCGAGGATCCCAGCGGCAATCGATTCGAAATCTGCCACCGAGTCGAAGGGGTCACGTAA
- a CDS encoding MEDS domain-containing protein: MPASGIRGTHEIPLGSHLCLFYRRPDEFLQVTASFLKAGLTENEFCIWVLPPPLTIPLALDELRHHGLNGRVLQAAAQLQILSAKDCWFSHGAFDVADSLWRLIALSPMARKLGFSSVRAVGGPGPFLTEASRRTFMVYEHQATDLIAEYPFIALCCYDSTACLQTDMFDVMNAHPNALLRTYSGWFNI; the protein is encoded by the coding sequence ATGCCTGCCAGTGGTATTCGTGGCACTCATGAAATTCCCCTAGGATCCCATCTCTGTTTATTCTATCGGCGGCCCGACGAGTTTTTACAAGTGACCGCTTCCTTTCTGAAAGCAGGCTTGACCGAGAACGAGTTCTGCATTTGGGTTCTCCCGCCTCCGTTGACCATTCCGTTAGCCCTCGATGAACTGCGGCATCATGGTTTGAACGGCCGGGTGCTGCAAGCCGCTGCGCAGTTACAGATCCTGTCCGCGAAAGACTGTTGGTTTTCCCATGGCGCATTCGATGTGGCCGATTCCTTATGGCGGCTCATCGCCCTATCCCCTATGGCGCGGAAGCTTGGGTTTTCGAGTGTGCGTGCTGTCGGCGGGCCGGGGCCATTTCTCACTGAAGCATCACGCCGGACTTTTATGGTCTATGAGCACCAAGCCACGGACCTCATCGCTGAATACCCCTTCATTGCGCTGTGTTGCTATGATTCGACCGCATGTTTGCAGACCGACATGTTCGACGTCATGAATGCGCATCCCAATGCGTTATTGCGGACATACTCAGGCTGGTTCAATATTTAA
- a CDS encoding tetratricopeptide repeat protein encodes MKSACISGFAAATLLAGAALSLATEPTEASAPPNPSGTVPLYTDLGSHHKRISTRVPATQKYFDQGLRFVYGFNHAEAIRSFTRAAELDPTCAMCYWGIALAYGPHVNAPMDSASGIAAYAAVQKALALKSHATAPERAYIEALAQRYEADPPADRARLDTSYSHAMGQITKTYPKDLDAATLYAESLMDLRPWNYWQPDGTPHPGTKEIVRQLERVISGNPNHPGACHYYIHAVEAVNPKAAVPCAERLARLMPGEGHMVHMPAHIYIRVGRWNDAVQANHHAIHSDEVFIDGQHPMGVYPLAYYPHNIHFLAFASTMAGRSAQALEASNTLTSKVNLDAARQVGMLQEMLPYHALTLTTFGRWDEVLAAPLPPEDIRFSYAMASYARGVAHAAKGEWPEAQAALDTVTAADAATAEGAEGKTALSIAVHALSGEIATRRGDLDTGISHFREAARIEDGGLYFEPPKWYYPIRHSLGVALIKAGQHAEAEKVYREDLRRFPENGWSLFGLAQALRKQGKDAEAATAEARFRRAWPDTDVTLTASRF; translated from the coding sequence ATGAAGTCCGCCTGCATCAGTGGATTCGCCGCGGCAACTTTGCTTGCCGGCGCCGCCCTCAGCTTGGCCACAGAGCCGACGGAGGCATCCGCGCCCCCGAACCCTTCCGGCACGGTCCCCCTTTATACGGACCTCGGCTCTCATCACAAACGTATCTCCACTCGAGTGCCGGCCACGCAGAAGTATTTCGACCAGGGCCTGCGATTCGTGTACGGGTTCAATCATGCTGAAGCCATCCGCTCCTTCACTCGCGCCGCAGAGCTCGATCCCACCTGTGCCATGTGCTACTGGGGGATTGCGCTCGCCTATGGGCCGCACGTCAACGCACCCATGGATTCGGCGAGCGGAATCGCCGCCTATGCGGCGGTGCAGAAAGCGCTGGCGCTCAAATCCCACGCAACAGCGCCTGAGCGCGCATACATCGAGGCGCTCGCGCAACGCTACGAGGCGGACCCACCGGCCGATCGCGCCCGGTTGGATACCTCGTATTCGCATGCGATGGGGCAGATCACCAAGACCTACCCCAAAGACCTCGACGCCGCGACCCTGTATGCGGAATCGCTGATGGACCTTCGCCCATGGAACTACTGGCAACCCGACGGGACTCCCCACCCCGGCACGAAGGAAATCGTCCGCCAGCTCGAGAGAGTGATCTCAGGCAACCCCAATCACCCCGGCGCCTGTCATTACTACATCCACGCAGTCGAAGCCGTGAATCCGAAGGCCGCGGTGCCGTGCGCCGAACGGCTCGCTCGGCTCATGCCGGGTGAAGGACACATGGTCCACATGCCCGCGCATATTTATATCCGCGTCGGACGATGGAACGACGCCGTGCAGGCCAATCACCATGCCATTCACAGCGACGAGGTGTTCATCGACGGACAGCATCCGATGGGCGTCTATCCGCTCGCCTACTACCCGCATAACATTCACTTCCTCGCTTTTGCCTCCACGATGGCGGGGCGCAGTGCGCAGGCGCTTGAGGCGTCCAATACGCTCACTTCCAAGGTGAACCTCGACGCTGCGCGCCAGGTCGGGATGCTGCAAGAGATGCTGCCGTACCATGCGCTCACGCTCACGACGTTCGGGAGATGGGACGAGGTGCTCGCCGCGCCCCTACCGCCAGAAGACATCCGCTTTTCATATGCCATGGCCTCTTATGCCCGCGGCGTGGCGCACGCCGCCAAAGGAGAGTGGCCCGAGGCGCAAGCCGCGCTCGATACGGTGACGGCGGCCGATGCCGCGACGGCCGAAGGCGCCGAAGGCAAGACTGCGCTTTCGATCGCCGTGCATGCGCTGTCCGGCGAGATTGCGACACGCCGAGGCGACCTCGATACCGGCATCAGCCACTTCCGTGAAGCGGCCAGGATCGAGGACGGAGGACTGTACTTCGAGCCGCCCAAGTGGTACTACCCGATTCGGCACTCGCTCGGGGTCGCGCTGATCAAGGCGGGCCAACATGCCGAGGCCGAAAAGGTGTATCGCGAGGACCTTCGCCGCTTCCCCGAGAACGGCTGGTCTCTGTTCGGCCTCGCGCAGGCGCTCCGTAAGCAAGGGAAGGACGCCGAAGCGGCCACAGCGGAAGCGCGCTTCCGCCGGGCATGGCCGGACACCGACGTGACGCTGACGGCATCGAGGTTCTAG
- a CDS encoding YggS family pyridoxal phosphate-dependent enzyme has product MNAGHADSKPTLHEQHGRWPRAESVEDFRRNLAAVHARIAAACQRAGRDPASVRLLPVSKTVDEERIRMSYAAGCRLLGENKVQEAHRKWNAMADLADLRWSVIGHLQTNKAKLVARFAAEFQALDSLRVAEALDRRLQAEGRALDVFVQVNTSDESSKYGLPPDEVAAFLQALPAFSSLRVRGFMTLALLSADAVRVRRCFVLLRELRDRLRQEAPDGIVLDELSMGMSGDYEIALEEGATIVRVGQAIYGARSTPDTYYWPAADADEPHS; this is encoded by the coding sequence ATGAACGCAGGTCATGCCGACTCCAAGCCGACCTTACACGAACAACACGGCCGCTGGCCGAGGGCTGAATCCGTGGAAGACTTCCGTCGCAATCTCGCGGCCGTCCATGCACGCATCGCAGCGGCATGCCAGCGAGCCGGGCGCGATCCTGCGAGTGTGCGGTTGCTGCCCGTGAGCAAGACCGTGGATGAGGAGCGCATTCGCATGTCCTATGCTGCAGGCTGCCGCCTGCTCGGCGAAAACAAGGTTCAAGAGGCGCATCGCAAATGGAACGCCATGGCCGACCTCGCTGACCTGCGCTGGTCGGTGATCGGTCATTTACAGACCAATAAGGCCAAGTTGGTGGCACGTTTCGCTGCCGAATTTCAGGCACTCGACAGCCTACGTGTGGCCGAGGCACTAGATCGGCGATTGCAGGCCGAAGGCCGCGCGCTGGATGTGTTCGTGCAGGTCAATACCTCAGACGAGTCCAGCAAGTATGGCCTACCTCCTGACGAGGTGGCTGCCTTCCTGCAGGCTCTGCCGGCATTCTCGTCGCTGCGTGTACGCGGTTTCATGACGCTGGCACTCCTGTCCGCCGATGCCGTGCGGGTGCGCCGATGCTTCGTGCTGTTGCGCGAACTGCGCGACCGGCTACGCCAGGAAGCGCCGGATGGGATCGTGCTGGACGAACTCTCGATGGGCATGTCCGGTGACTACGAGATCGCCCTCGAAGAAGGCGCCACGATCGTGCGAGTGGGTCAGGCGATCTATGGCGCACGGTCTACACCCGACACCTATTACTGGCCGGCCGCTGACGCTGACGAACCGCATTCATAA